The following coding sequences lie in one Micromonospora sp. R77 genomic window:
- a CDS encoding asparagine synthetase A, with amino-acid sequence MTTTSERTVTPSLPGTPGEHLSAPVTRAALRVQHGILTAARAYLADAGFVELLAPIIGPVTDPGARGAKQVDVDYYGHRYKLMTSVILYKQASLQAFDRIYSIAPNVRLEPLETCNTNRHLAEFHQIDVEMAGAGRDEVIAVATGLITHAVRHVVTHHAEDLAVLDRQVSAFDELLAGPFDQCTHAEAVARLRASGHDQSSAAEIDWTGEELLSRAAARPFFVTDYPKGSRGFYDREDPDRPGTLRNFDLIAPEGYGELISGGERESDYATVVARMRETGENPAKYGWYLRMLRESIPPSAGFGIGVQRLTRYVAGLDAVWQASAYPKVPGVVAP; translated from the coding sequence ATGACCACCACCTCCGAACGAACCGTCACCCCGTCGCTGCCCGGCACGCCGGGTGAGCATCTGTCGGCACCGGTCACCCGGGCCGCGCTGCGGGTCCAGCACGGCATCCTCACCGCCGCCCGCGCATACCTCGCGGACGCCGGTTTCGTCGAACTGCTCGCACCGATCATCGGCCCCGTCACCGATCCGGGCGCACGCGGCGCCAAGCAGGTCGACGTCGACTACTACGGTCACCGCTACAAGCTGATGACCAGCGTCATCCTGTACAAGCAGGCCTCGCTGCAGGCGTTCGACCGGATCTACTCGATCGCCCCGAACGTCCGGCTGGAACCCCTCGAGACCTGCAACACCAACCGCCATCTGGCGGAATTCCACCAGATCGACGTGGAGATGGCCGGAGCCGGCCGCGACGAGGTCATCGCGGTGGCCACCGGCCTGATCACCCACGCCGTCCGGCACGTGGTCACCCACCACGCGGAGGACCTCGCCGTGCTCGACCGGCAGGTCAGCGCGTTCGACGAGCTGCTCGCGGGCCCCTTCGACCAGTGCACCCACGCCGAGGCGGTCGCCAGGCTGCGGGCGTCGGGGCACGACCAGAGCTCCGCGGCGGAGATCGACTGGACCGGCGAGGAGTTGCTGTCCCGCGCCGCCGCACGGCCGTTCTTCGTCACCGACTATCCGAAGGGCTCCCGCGGCTTCTACGACCGGGAGGACCCGGACCGGCCCGGGACGCTGCGCAACTTCGACCTGATCGCCCCGGAGGGCTACGGCGAGCTGATCAGCGGCGGCGAACGAGAGTCCGACTACGCCACCGTGGTCGCCCGGATGCGGGAGACGGGGGAGAACCCCGCCAAGTACGGGTGGTACCTGCGGATGCTGCGCGAGAGCATCCCGCCCAGCGCCGGGTTCGGCATCGGCGTGCAGCGGCTGACCCGCTACGTGGCCGGGCTGGACGCGGTGTGGCAGGCCAGCGCCTACCCGAAGGTGCCCGGGGTGGTGGCGCCGTGA
- a CDS encoding glutamate synthase-related protein yields the protein MSTSGAPAALRADTFPEEAVRHRARTGTEAVFPPRASYGNTLLGAGDVTPADGLDALRLVPPVFMPLRLEKLIDLASEPTYRDVELHTRVGGFAAPLPAYVSAFGSTQVAGADLGRAVARQAGTLGLPMVIGENVVPVNGYGRLGPAGESALLGRLREYCAAVPDGLGGVVVQQSTEDADAEVWNLVYSDPSAQPLLDSGRLGFELKVGQGAKPGLGGMTLVSERTAGRLGDQYLLDPVFGADCPSVLRSSAPGTFTQEILAHQIHLMRNNYPRARVWVKLPPGRDIAEATEVAWTAGADAVTVDGAEGGTGWAPSVFLAHVGLPLVECLRRIGRSPASGPLLVSGRMWEGARATKALALGANAVGLGRAAILAADTDPEAGLIRLVDCLALELRLLISALGRYTVASLSEQDTWHPQWPEREVELA from the coding sequence GTGAGCACGAGCGGCGCACCGGCCGCCCTGCGGGCCGACACGTTCCCCGAGGAGGCGGTCAGACACCGGGCCCGGACCGGCACCGAGGCGGTGTTCCCGCCTCGGGCGAGCTACGGCAACACCCTCCTCGGCGCCGGCGACGTCACACCCGCCGACGGGCTCGACGCGTTGCGCCTGGTGCCGCCGGTCTTCATGCCGTTGCGGCTGGAGAAACTGATCGACCTGGCCAGTGAACCGACGTACCGCGACGTCGAGCTGCACACCCGCGTCGGCGGGTTCGCCGCCCCGCTGCCGGCGTACGTGTCCGCCTTCGGCTCGACGCAGGTGGCCGGCGCGGACCTCGGCCGGGCGGTGGCCCGGCAGGCGGGCACCCTCGGCCTGCCGATGGTGATCGGTGAGAACGTCGTGCCGGTCAACGGGTACGGGCGGCTCGGACCGGCCGGCGAGAGCGCGCTACTGGGAAGGCTGCGCGAGTACTGCGCCGCCGTCCCGGACGGGCTCGGCGGGGTGGTCGTGCAGCAGAGCACCGAGGACGCCGACGCCGAGGTGTGGAACCTCGTGTACAGCGACCCGTCCGCGCAGCCGCTGCTGGACAGCGGTCGGCTGGGCTTCGAGTTGAAGGTCGGCCAGGGCGCCAAGCCCGGGCTCGGCGGCATGACCCTGGTGTCGGAGCGGACCGCCGGCCGCCTCGGCGACCAGTACCTGCTCGACCCCGTGTTCGGCGCCGACTGCCCCAGCGTGCTGCGGTCCAGCGCCCCCGGCACGTTCACCCAGGAGATCCTGGCGCACCAGATCCACCTGATGCGCAACAACTACCCCCGGGCTCGGGTCTGGGTGAAGCTGCCGCCCGGCCGCGACATCGCCGAGGCCACCGAGGTCGCCTGGACCGCCGGCGCCGATGCGGTGACCGTCGACGGGGCCGAGGGCGGCACCGGCTGGGCGCCGTCGGTGTTCCTCGCCCACGTCGGCCTGCCGCTGGTGGAGTGCCTGCGCCGGATCGGCCGGTCACCGGCCAGCGGGCCCCTGCTGGTCAGCGGCCGGATGTGGGAGGGCGCGAGAGCCACCAAGGCGCTCGCCCTCGGCGCGAACGCGGTCGGTCTGGGTCGGGCCGCGATCCTGGCCGCCGACACCGACCCGGAGGCGGGGCTGATCCGGCTCGTCGACTGCTTGGCGCTGGAACTGCGGCTCCTGATCAGCGCGCTGGGCCGGTACACGGTCGCCAGCCTGTCCGAGCAGGACACCTGGCATCCGCAGTGGCCGGAGCGGGAAGTGGAGCTGGCATGA
- a CDS encoding MFS transporter: protein MNLTDTPPVRAPDGLLRHRNFRLLWLGEATSKAGSAVTGVAFPLVAVVTLDATPVTMGVINAMAWLPWLLMGLPAGAWIDRYPRRRTMLSANAVSIAVLVSVPLAAWLGLLSVGQLIVVSFVAGTASMFFSTAYQAFLPAVVDKTDLAEANAKLQGTDQVANLAGPPLGGLITQAAGAVTGLLVDAVTFVVSAVCLLRMRVAEVLPAPAAHRTSTRHEIGEGLRYVGRDRYLRILAISAAVDNFTLNAMYALTVLFLIRTVGAAPGAVGFLLAADFVGGLLGAIIARRVAGRLGTARTLLLFSIGTAPFCLLVPLTQNGPGLALFVLGILVPSIGMVVGNVVVTGFRQSYCPSHLLGRVYTSSRFIQFGIIPVGAVLGGWLGAVLGVRQALWVITVAVILGKLVRLIGPIKSARDFPTAPKEDVS, encoded by the coding sequence ATGAATCTCACCGATACGCCGCCGGTCCGGGCACCGGACGGTCTGCTGCGCCACCGGAACTTCCGGCTGCTCTGGCTGGGCGAGGCGACCAGCAAGGCCGGCAGCGCGGTGACCGGCGTGGCGTTCCCCCTGGTGGCGGTCGTGACCCTGGACGCCACCCCGGTCACCATGGGCGTGATCAACGCGATGGCGTGGCTGCCCTGGTTGCTGATGGGCCTGCCCGCCGGGGCGTGGATCGACCGCTACCCGCGCCGACGGACCATGCTGTCCGCCAACGCCGTCTCGATCGCCGTGCTGGTCAGCGTCCCGCTGGCGGCGTGGCTGGGCCTCCTGAGCGTCGGACAGTTGATCGTGGTGTCCTTCGTCGCCGGCACCGCGTCGATGTTTTTCAGCACCGCCTACCAGGCTTTCCTGCCGGCGGTGGTGGACAAGACCGACTTGGCCGAGGCGAACGCCAAACTCCAGGGCACCGACCAGGTGGCCAACCTGGCCGGGCCGCCGCTGGGCGGCCTGATCACCCAGGCCGCCGGCGCGGTGACCGGGCTGCTGGTCGACGCGGTCACCTTCGTCGTCTCGGCGGTGTGCCTGCTGCGGATGCGGGTCGCGGAAGTGCTGCCCGCTCCCGCCGCGCACCGCACCAGCACCCGACACGAGATCGGCGAAGGGCTGCGGTACGTGGGACGGGACCGGTACCTGCGGATCCTGGCCATCAGCGCAGCCGTGGACAACTTCACCCTCAACGCGATGTACGCGCTCACGGTGCTCTTCCTGATCCGCACCGTCGGTGCCGCGCCGGGCGCCGTCGGGTTCCTGCTCGCGGCGGACTTCGTCGGCGGTCTGCTCGGCGCGATCATCGCCCGGCGGGTGGCCGGGCGGCTCGGGACCGCCCGTACCCTGCTGCTCTTCTCGATCGGGACCGCACCCTTCTGCCTGCTGGTACCCCTGACCCAGAACGGGCCGGGGCTGGCCCTGTTCGTCCTCGGGATCCTCGTGCCGTCGATCGGCATGGTGGTCGGCAACGTCGTCGTCACCGGGTTCCGGCAGTCGTACTGCCCGTCACACCTGCTCGGCCGGGTCTACACCAGTTCGCGGTTCATCCAGTTCGGGATCATCCCCGTCGGTGCGGTTCTCGGCGGATGGCTCGGCGCCGTGCTCGGCGTACGGCAGGCGCTGTGGGTGATCACCGTCGCCGTGATCCTCGGCAAGCTCGTCCGGCTCATCGGCCCCATCAAGTCCGCCCGGGACTTTCCCACCGCACCGAAGGAGGACGTGTCGTGA
- a CDS encoding MbtH family protein: protein MTNPFEDEDGVYLVLVNADNQHSLWPARIAVPAGWRVTFGEDSRQACLDHIERCWTDLRPAGLSTGANPAVLTGRATDK, encoded by the coding sequence GTGACCAACCCGTTCGAGGACGAGGACGGCGTGTACCTGGTTCTGGTCAACGCCGACAACCAGCACTCGCTGTGGCCCGCCCGGATCGCCGTGCCGGCCGGGTGGCGGGTGACCTTCGGCGAGGACAGCCGGCAGGCCTGCCTGGACCACATCGAACGCTGCTGGACCGACCTGCGCCCGGCGGGCCTCTCCACCGGCGCGAACCCGGCCGTCCTGACCGGGCGCGCCACCGACAAGTAG